The Solibacillus daqui genome has a segment encoding these proteins:
- the rlmB gene encoding 23S rRNA (guanosine(2251)-2'-O)-methyltransferase RlmB, with product MAERRQRDRNHKAPRDFKGRDKKPAFKTQEKKQPDKPQNAPEVVNGEMIAGKNPVLEALRSGREINKVWIAEGVKKTGIQELIDLAKEQGVLVQFVPKQKIDKLADNHQGIVASVAAYDYAELDDLFAAAKAKNEDPFFIILDELEDPHNLGSIMRTADAIGVHGIIIPKRRAVGLTAVVAKASTGAIEHVPVVRVTNLAQTVDELKDRGVWIAGTDAKGSQDYRKMDATLPLALIIGSEGKGMSRLLNDKCDFLYHLPMIGHVTSLNASVAAALLMYEVYRKRQEVNG from the coding sequence ATGGCGGAAAGAAGACAACGAGATCGAAATCATAAAGCGCCACGTGATTTTAAAGGCCGTGACAAAAAGCCGGCCTTTAAAACACAAGAGAAAAAACAGCCGGACAAGCCGCAAAATGCTCCCGAAGTAGTAAATGGAGAAATGATTGCAGGTAAAAATCCAGTACTTGAGGCATTACGTTCTGGGCGTGAAATTAACAAAGTATGGATTGCTGAAGGTGTAAAGAAAACAGGGATTCAAGAATTAATCGATTTAGCAAAAGAACAAGGTGTATTAGTGCAATTCGTTCCAAAGCAAAAGATTGATAAATTAGCAGATAATCACCAAGGAATTGTCGCTTCTGTCGCGGCGTATGATTATGCAGAGCTAGATGATTTATTTGCTGCCGCCAAAGCAAAAAATGAAGACCCATTTTTCATCATTTTAGATGAGTTGGAAGACCCGCATAATTTAGGGTCCATTATGCGTACAGCAGATGCAATTGGTGTACATGGAATTATTATCCCGAAACGTCGCGCGGTAGGTTTAACCGCTGTTGTAGCCAAAGCTTCAACAGGCGCAATTGAACATGTTCCTGTTGTTCGTGTGACAAATTTAGCACAAACGGTGGATGAGCTAAAAGATCGCGGTGTATGGATTGCTGGTACAGACGCGAAAGGTTCTCAAGATTATCGCAAAATGGATGCAACATTGCCGCTAGCTTTAATTATTGGTAGTGAGGGTAAAGGAATGAGCCGTCTATTAAATGATAAATGTGATTTCTTATACCATTTACCAATGATCGGTCATGTAACATCGTTAAACGCTTCGGTTGCGGCAGCGCTACTAATGTACGAAGTGTACCGTAAACGCCAAGAAGTAAACGGCTAA
- a CDS encoding NYN domain-containing protein encodes MQNILLVDGYNMIGAWRELRPLREPHFEDARDRLIERMAEYKAHTGWRVIVVFDAHLVPGTEQLYIQHAVEVIYTRKNETADERIEKLSNELKGRKVQIHVATSDMTEQNVVFGHGALRKSARELEIEMQIIQSKISSKVKEARDEKPASRIKLSKEVELQFEKWRRGLK; translated from the coding sequence ATGCAAAATATTTTGCTAGTAGACGGCTATAACATGATTGGCGCTTGGCGTGAGCTTCGTCCTCTGCGTGAGCCACACTTTGAAGATGCCCGCGATCGCTTAATTGAGCGAATGGCGGAATATAAAGCACATACAGGTTGGCGCGTCATAGTTGTCTTTGATGCGCATCTTGTTCCTGGTACGGAGCAGCTTTATATTCAGCACGCTGTTGAAGTGATTTATACCCGCAAAAATGAAACAGCGGATGAGCGTATTGAAAAATTATCTAATGAGTTAAAAGGCCGCAAAGTTCAAATTCACGTAGCCACATCTGACATGACTGAACAAAATGTTGTCTTTGGTCATGGTGCGTTGCGAAAATCAGCACGTGAGCTTGAAATTGAAATGCAAATTATTCAATCGAAAATTTCATCGAAAGTAAAAGAAGCGCGCGATGAAAAACCTGCTTCACGCATTAAATTATCAAAGGAAGTAGAGTTGCAATTTGAAAAGTGGAGAAGAGGGCTTAAATAA
- a CDS encoding Mini-ribonuclease 3 has protein sequence MQSSHEIKQLNALALAYMGDAVLEQRIRKHLILLGRAKPHTLHKEATKYVSAKAQANIVHRMIDENFLTEEEQAVFRRGRNAKSGSVPKNTDVRTYRNSSGFEAVLGYLFLCEELARANEIIDYAIVIVEQSKGV, from the coding sequence ATGCAATCATCACATGAAATAAAGCAATTAAATGCATTGGCACTTGCCTATATGGGCGATGCCGTGCTAGAACAACGCATTCGCAAGCATTTAATTTTATTAGGTCGTGCAAAGCCACATACATTGCACAAAGAAGCCACAAAGTATGTATCAGCAAAAGCGCAAGCAAATATTGTACATCGTATGATTGACGAAAATTTTTTAACAGAAGAGGAACAGGCGGTATTTCGCAGAGGACGCAATGCGAAATCCGGCTCTGTTCCTAAAAATACAGACGTACGCACATATCGTAACAGCTCGGGCTTTGAGGCAGTATTAGGCTATCTATTTTTATGTGAAGAGCTAGCGAGGGCAAATGAAATTATCGACTATGCAATTGTTATTGTAGAGCAGTCAAAAGGAGTGTAA